In the Anaerobacillus sp. CMMVII genome, one interval contains:
- a CDS encoding patatin-like phospholipase family protein, which yields MKVDGVFEGGGIKGIAHVGAISVVEEAGYKWERLAGTSAGSIVAALLAVGYNASEVQELMLQFPFEKVEQKALLTKVPIAGPILNLLFTNGIYKLTFFEQWLEEALKRKGKRTFGDLPENKLKIVITDISNSRMSILPDDLPFYGVDPRTFSIARAVKMSSSIPFFFVPEKLNGHTIIDGGALSNYPIWIYDSLGVPRWPTFGFRLSGEMIPTDLPKIRGPVSKTIAIVRTMLDAHDKRYIEKEAAIRTVFITGITNGATDFRISQKDKLQLIEIGRNSATKFLQEWDFQKYIKEYRSEKVAENLTLPPIKSEVIKIKTRL from the coding sequence ATGAAGGTTGATGGAGTCTTTGAAGGTGGTGGAATAAAAGGGATTGCTCATGTAGGTGCCATTTCGGTGGTCGAAGAAGCGGGCTATAAATGGGAGCGTCTAGCTGGTACTTCTGCAGGTTCTATTGTAGCTGCATTGTTAGCAGTTGGTTATAATGCTTCAGAGGTACAGGAGTTAATGTTACAATTCCCGTTTGAAAAAGTTGAACAAAAAGCACTACTTACAAAGGTTCCTATAGCAGGACCAATACTTAATCTATTATTTACTAACGGAATTTATAAGCTTACCTTTTTTGAACAATGGCTAGAGGAAGCCTTGAAACGAAAAGGGAAGAGGACCTTTGGTGATTTGCCAGAGAATAAGCTAAAAATAGTCATAACGGATATTTCGAATAGTAGAATGTCCATTCTCCCCGACGATCTGCCTTTTTACGGAGTAGACCCAAGAACATTTTCCATTGCTCGAGCTGTTAAGATGAGTAGTTCAATTCCTTTCTTTTTTGTTCCTGAAAAATTAAATGGTCATACAATTATTGACGGCGGTGCTCTTAGTAACTACCCGATTTGGATTTATGACTCTCTGGGAGTCCCAAGGTGGCCGACATTTGGCTTCCGCTTATCAGGAGAAATGATACCTACCGATTTGCCCAAGATAAGGGGGCCAGTATCTAAAACAATCGCAATTGTTCGGACAATGCTTGATGCCCATGATAAGCGTTATATTGAAAAAGAGGCTGCCATCCGAACGGTTTTTATTACAGGGATTACCAATGGTGCTACGGATTTTCGTATTTCTCAAAAGGATAAGCTGCAGTTAATCGAAATCGGCAGAAACTCAGCAACGAAATTTTTACAGGAATGGGATTTTCAGAAGTATATTAAGGAATATCGTTCTGAAAAAGTAGCTGAGAATTTGACGTTACCACCAATTAAATCGGAGGTCATAAAAATAAAGACCCGCCTTTAA
- a CDS encoding VOC family protein yields MNYILDHVGIAVRSIDDALPFYINVLNGVLEDRYTSEMPGVEVHVAVVRTDDKIIELLEPTNKNSPIARFIKQRGKGVHHLAYRVEDLDKAIQEGRKNGVRFLDDTLRTNTRGRRLIYINPVSTDGTLMELCEYPNSESQVSESQVSDTACGQKSVKIHREWTNEGQKPKLDKRDYNSLKRTRHSH; encoded by the coding sequence TTGAACTATATTTTGGATCACGTAGGAATCGCTGTTAGAAGTATTGATGATGCACTCCCCTTCTATATAAATGTATTAAATGGGGTACTAGAGGATCGTTATACAAGTGAAATGCCGGGTGTTGAAGTTCACGTAGCTGTTGTCCGAACTGACGATAAAATAATTGAATTATTGGAACCAACGAACAAGAACTCACCAATTGCTCGCTTCATAAAACAACGTGGAAAAGGGGTGCATCATCTCGCATACCGCGTTGAGGATTTGGATAAAGCGATTCAAGAAGGCAGAAAAAATGGAGTTCGGTTTCTAGACGACACGCTTCGTACCAACACGCGAGGTAGAAGACTTATCTATATTAATCCAGTATCAACAGACGGAACATTAATGGAACTTTGTGAGTATCCAAACTCGGAAAGTCAGGTGTCGGAAAGTCAGGTGTCTGACACCGCTTGTGGACAAAAAAGTGTAAAAATCCACAGGGAATGGACAAACGAGGGCCAGAAACCAAAGCTTGATAAGAGAGATTACAACTCCCTAAAAAGAACCAGACATAGCCATTAA
- a CDS encoding YecA family protein, which translates to MDSSSLIEKVEGLTKEEFDVLHFLDVITFASDYYEQVSLNYTGLKDHRVFDQKKLIEEHKMRASLDYYSFTKAQLLAAGQPDYVEKNHAMKDLLDFLKYYYEMNNENLDEIAWQLVTMINKDAQPAMAIQYLQSWIEIPSMDFLQELTGKVMNVYNNTRLWVLKGHTPHEVSQIGQKQLQPLAKVAFPIAAKAGKVVPMSNYTKTGRNNPCPCGSGKKHKNCCLK; encoded by the coding sequence ATGGACTCGTCTAGTCTAATAGAGAAGGTAGAAGGCCTAACAAAAGAAGAGTTTGACGTCTTACACTTTTTGGATGTCATTACATTTGCAAGTGACTATTACGAACAAGTCTCCTTAAACTATACTGGTTTGAAGGATCATCGCGTGTTTGATCAGAAGAAACTCATTGAAGAACATAAAATGAGAGCAAGTCTCGATTACTATTCGTTTACCAAAGCACAATTATTAGCCGCAGGGCAGCCTGACTACGTTGAAAAAAATCACGCGATGAAGGATTTATTAGATTTTCTAAAATATTACTATGAAATGAATAATGAAAACTTAGATGAAATTGCATGGCAATTAGTTACCATGATTAATAAAGATGCTCAACCTGCCATGGCTATTCAATATTTACAAAGCTGGATTGAGATCCCTTCTATGGATTTTTTACAGGAGCTAACAGGTAAGGTGATGAATGTATATAATAACACCCGTTTGTGGGTGTTAAAAGGACATACGCCCCATGAGGTTTCGCAAATCGGACAAAAACAATTACAACCTTTAGCTAAAGTAGCTTTTCCAATCGCTGCGAAAGCCGGAAAGGTTGTTCCTATGAGCAACTACACAAAAACAGGAAGAAATAATCCATGTCCATGCGGTAGTGGAAAAAAACATAAAAATTGCTGTTTGAAATAA
- a CDS encoding Ykof family thiamine-binding protein yields MQGLSCGISRIVGCRFSIYPMTDNFVEVITTALKEVDSSKVWSETDDVSTCIRGRSEHVFDVAKAIFVHAAKTGVHVVFNGTFSIGCPGDTAGDTYMSEDDVRLNEEKAKEESIEVATQFALYPMNNPDYMQVIIDQCAHAQEIGTFTKGVHYASRLDGDVHDVFYTLEQSFVNAAKTHERSHVTMTAVISANSPSKKDK; encoded by the coding sequence ATGCAAGGATTAAGCTGTGGAATAAGTAGAATTGTAGGGTGTCGTTTTTCTATATATCCAATGACTGATAATTTTGTCGAGGTTATTACAACAGCATTAAAGGAAGTGGACAGTTCTAAGGTTTGGTCGGAAACGGATGATGTAAGTACATGTATTCGTGGAAGAAGTGAGCATGTTTTTGATGTGGCAAAAGCAATTTTTGTTCATGCAGCGAAAACAGGGGTTCATGTAGTATTTAATGGAACATTCTCTATTGGTTGTCCTGGAGATACTGCAGGAGATACGTATATGTCTGAAGACGATGTACGCCTTAACGAGGAAAAGGCGAAAGAAGAATCGATAGAAGTGGCAACACAATTTGCTCTCTATCCGATGAATAATCCAGACTACATGCAAGTAATTATCGATCAATGTGCACATGCACAAGAAATTGGAACATTTACAAAAGGAGTACATTATGCCTCCAGGTTAGATGGGGATGTTCATGATGTGTTCTATACATTAGAGCAATCCTTTGTTAATGCAGCAAAAACACATGAGCGTAGCCATGTAACGATGACAGCAGTAATATCAGCGAACAGTCCATCGAAAAAAGATAAATAA
- a CDS encoding ECF transporter S component: MEMKWNLREIVLMSILGVVFAVIYLLFFLFGTALTNVLAPFGLGPFGYEVIFGVWFIVSIITAYIIRKPGAALISETIAGGVQVLLGSPAGPLLIVAAFLQGLGAEAAFAATKYRNYSTKVLVAAGIGAAVFSFGWGFYRSGFLALAMPLLTSMFIVRVISGAVLAGLLGKWISES, translated from the coding sequence ATGGAAATGAAATGGAATTTACGTGAAATTGTTTTAATGTCTATTCTTGGAGTTGTTTTCGCTGTTATTTACTTATTGTTTTTCTTATTCGGAACTGCTCTTACGAATGTATTAGCACCATTCGGATTAGGCCCATTTGGTTATGAAGTTATTTTTGGAGTTTGGTTTATTGTTTCGATCATTACCGCATATATCATTCGAAAGCCAGGAGCTGCATTGATTTCTGAGACGATTGCCGGTGGAGTACAAGTGCTTCTTGGCTCACCAGCGGGACCTTTGTTAATTGTCGCAGCATTTCTTCAAGGACTAGGAGCAGAAGCAGCCTTTGCAGCAACAAAATATCGTAATTATTCTACGAAGGTACTTGTCGCTGCCGGAATCGGCGCTGCTGTGTTTAGTTTTGGATGGGGCTTTTACCGATCTGGATTTTTAGCATTAGCTATGCCATTACTAACTTCTATGTTTATTGTTCGTGTTATTAGTGGAGCGGTATTGGCTGGTTTACTAGGAAAATGGATTAGTGAAAGTTAG
- a CDS encoding YjcZ family sporulation protein, whose protein sequence is MSKGYAGAGFALILVLFILLVIIGTAYVGY, encoded by the coding sequence ATGAGCAAAGGCTATGCAGGTGCAGGATTTGCGTTAATCCTTGTATTGTTTATTTTATTAGTAATCATTGGTACAGCGTACGTTGGTTACTAA
- a CDS encoding prolyl oligopeptidase family serine peptidase encodes MFITHQKGLQLNGENPVLLYGYGGFNISLTPSFNPAILRWLEKGGIYAVANLRGGSEYGEEWHKAGMLENKQNVFDDFIAAGEWLVEKNYTNTSKLAIMGGSNGGLLVAACMVQRPDLFGSVICRVPVIDMLRYHKFTVGRYWIPEYGNAEKAEDFPFMYAYSPLHNIQEGQKYPPLLIATAESDDRVVPAHAKKFAATLLEKADKESLVLLRLEAKAGHGLGKPTSKLIDEWVDFYAFLEKELKL; translated from the coding sequence ATGTTTATTACTCATCAAAAAGGGTTACAGTTAAATGGTGAAAACCCTGTCCTCTTATATGGCTATGGTGGCTTTAATATTAGTCTTACCCCTTCCTTTAACCCAGCCATCCTCCGCTGGCTTGAAAAAGGTGGTATTTATGCAGTGGCAAATCTTCGTGGAGGGTCCGAGTATGGCGAAGAATGGCACAAAGCAGGGATGCTTGAGAATAAGCAAAATGTCTTTGATGATTTTATTGCTGCGGGTGAATGGTTAGTAGAAAAAAACTACACAAATACTAGTAAGCTAGCAATAATGGGAGGCTCTAATGGGGGCTTACTCGTTGCCGCTTGTATGGTTCAGCGACCAGATTTATTTGGTTCAGTCATTTGTCGAGTGCCGGTGATTGATATGCTTCGTTATCATAAATTTACAGTTGGCCGTTATTGGATTCCAGAGTATGGGAATGCCGAAAAAGCGGAAGACTTTCCATTTATGTATGCATACTCTCCGTTGCACAATATACAAGAAGGACAAAAGTACCCTCCATTACTGATAGCGACAGCGGAAAGTGATGACCGTGTTGTCCCAGCTCACGCTAAGAAATTCGCGGCTACACTACTAGAGAAAGCTGATAAAGAATCTCTCGTACTTCTTCGTTTAGAAGCGAAAGCGGGACATGGGCTTGGTAAGCCAACATCTAAGCTTATCGACGAATGGGTTGATTTTTACGCATTTTTAGAAAAAGAATTGAAACTGTAA
- a CDS encoding FAD-dependent oxidoreductase, giving the protein MNDPIIIVGAGLSGLHAASMLYSQGVDCRVLEARGRIGGRVLSRATVDRPELGKFDLGPTWFWPQHEPVISSLVSELGLRTLVQHTEGAMLFEQSQDGPIQRHELQEGAVERSVRLIGGVQSLIDAVEATIPQGIVQLNTHVTAIGMDKEGTVTLEVILVDGKKESIRARAVILALPPRIVARQIVFSPSLPSKLMTDLVDKPTWMAGHAKAVAIYDRPFWREEGLSGQAMSWRGPLQEIHDASPDTGCGALFGFFGLPVKMRQELGEERVLKLVVDQLTRFFGPSAEKPIALLYKDWSNDSNTATRDDARPNSNFPNYGPLTSAGAWEKKVIFAGTETSSDHGGHLEGALRAAERAVSEVIEFYKTH; this is encoded by the coding sequence ATGAATGATCCTATTATAATTGTGGGGGCTGGTTTAAGCGGGCTTCATGCAGCATCTATGCTTTATTCACAGGGCGTCGATTGCAGAGTTCTAGAGGCGCGAGGCCGAATTGGAGGTAGAGTTTTAAGTAGGGCAACCGTGGACAGGCCTGAGCTTGGCAAGTTTGATTTGGGACCAACATGGTTCTGGCCGCAACACGAGCCTGTTATCTCTAGTCTTGTTAGTGAACTGGGCTTACGGACATTGGTACAGCACACCGAAGGAGCAATGCTTTTCGAGCAATCTCAAGATGGGCCGATTCAGCGACATGAGCTACAAGAAGGGGCAGTTGAAAGGTCAGTTCGACTTATTGGTGGTGTTCAGTCCCTCATCGACGCTGTGGAAGCCACTATTCCTCAAGGGATCGTGCAATTAAACACGCACGTAACAGCAATCGGTATGGATAAAGAAGGAACGGTCACTCTAGAAGTAATCCTAGTTGATGGAAAGAAGGAAAGCATTCGCGCAAGAGCCGTTATCTTAGCTTTACCGCCCCGAATCGTGGCGCGTCAGATAGTATTCTCGCCATCTCTTCCTAGCAAGCTAATGACGGACTTGGTAGACAAGCCGACGTGGATGGCGGGACATGCAAAGGCGGTTGCGATTTATGATCGCCCCTTTTGGAGGGAAGAGGGACTTTCCGGCCAGGCAATGAGCTGGCGAGGTCCCTTGCAAGAAATCCATGATGCATCACCCGATACAGGTTGTGGTGCACTCTTTGGTTTCTTTGGACTACCTGTAAAGATGCGCCAAGAATTGGGTGAGGAAAGAGTTCTCAAACTTGTCGTCGACCAGTTGACTCGTTTTTTTGGACCATCCGCTGAAAAACCGATTGCCCTTTTATACAAAGATTGGTCAAATGACTCGAATACTGCTACTAGGGATGACGCCAGACCTAATAGCAATTTTCCAAACTATGGTCCACTAACAAGTGCTGGTGCCTGGGAAAAGAAGGTCATTTTTGCTGGTACAGAAACCTCATCTGATCATGGAGGTCATCTTGAAGGAGCACTTCGGGCAGCAGAGCGTGCGGTTTCTGAAGTTATTGAGTTTTACAAGACACATTAA
- a CDS encoding 3'-5' exonuclease has protein sequence MDSSKGLDFQAVFVVNLDNMPFPLEENKEREVSLLYIAMTRANEYLCVSYTGASEFTAYFEKIKEDRKKIVEESSVRKKGG, from the coding sequence ATCGACAGCAGCAAAGGCCTCGACTTTCAAGCCGTATTTGTCGTAAACCTAGACAATATGCCTTTCCCTTTAGAAGAAAACAAAGAACGAGAAGTATCACTGCTTTACATTGCCATGACAAGAGCCAATGAGTATTTATGTGTGTCATATACTGGTGCGTCAGAGTTCACCGCTTACTTTGAGAAGATTAAAGAAGATAGAAAGAAAATAGTTGAGGAGAGTAGTGTGCGGAAGAAGGGAGGGTGA
- a CDS encoding energy-coupling factor transporter transmembrane protein EcfT has product MITSINPSMKAFTVLIPAILLAVSYDPITPLVYLVFTILVTFLFSNVSIKRWSKMFFPFILIALSFSWMTILYPSDTFSGGEVLFSFWRFEITSTSLMAGISLGLRSLSFVALSLLFVLTTDSTKFMLSLMQQCKLPPKFTYGILAGYRFLPTFRHEFQILKQAHRIRGVGRARGLKGRIQEFQRFSIPLFANAIRKAERVAIAMESKGFTGSKERTHYHEMKVTKRDWLFLSVFFTMVFVSAFISYQLGMLNLLGYQF; this is encoded by the coding sequence ATGATTACGTCTATTAACCCATCGATGAAGGCTTTTACAGTACTTATCCCAGCTATATTGTTAGCGGTGAGCTATGATCCAATTACGCCACTTGTTTATCTTGTTTTTACGATTTTAGTTACCTTCCTCTTTAGTAATGTTTCTATAAAACGATGGTCAAAGATGTTTTTTCCCTTTATTCTGATCGCGCTAAGCTTTTCCTGGATGACGATTTTATATCCGAGTGATACATTTTCAGGTGGAGAGGTGTTATTTTCTTTTTGGCGATTTGAAATTACTTCAACAAGTTTAATGGCGGGGATTTCTTTAGGCTTACGCTCGCTCTCATTTGTTGCCTTGTCGTTATTATTTGTTTTAACAACTGATTCTACGAAGTTTATGCTCAGTTTAATGCAGCAATGTAAGCTTCCTCCTAAATTTACGTACGGTATTTTAGCCGGGTACCGCTTCTTACCAACATTTCGTCATGAGTTTCAAATCTTAAAGCAAGCACACCGTATTCGAGGTGTTGGTAGAGCAAGGGGACTGAAGGGCCGTATTCAAGAATTTCAACGATTTTCTATTCCTTTATTTGCAAATGCGATTCGAAAAGCAGAAAGAGTAGCAATTGCGATGGAATCTAAAGGCTTTACAGGCTCTAAAGAACGGACTCACTATCATGAAATGAAAGTCACAAAACGAGATTGGCTATTTTTAAGTGTATTCTTTACGATGGTTTTTGTTAGTGCTTTTATTTCCTATCAACTCGGCATGTTAAATCTATTAGGTTATCAGTTTTAA